A single genomic interval of Oceanithermus profundus DSM 14977 harbors:
- the rmuC gene encoding DNA recombination protein RmuC — protein MEPAYTALHLTLAFLMGLALAGALAAWRGSVWTRRERALVRELERARAELEAERTKNAWIEGAKGELADAFVALSHRNLEQSARSLAERSAELLGRLEDQLGGRLSTHKAELAGLVGPLREHLARLEAQVRALEEKREGAYGRLAEQLRTLAEQQRTLERATTTLGQALRSSSARGQWGELQLRRVVELAGMTAHVDFDVQVHTPAGRPDLVVRLPGGAVLPVDAKAPLAAYLAALEAAGDAERAAKLSEHARALRARIKELAAKAYWKAFDPAPDLVVVFVPSEAALAAAFESDGRLLDDALAQKVLPAGPVTLVALLKAVAYGWQQQALSENARRIADSGRVLIERLDTLTAALAEVGRGLEKSVTAYNRAVGSFQSRLAPALRRFRADLGEDEGPEPEPLDRALRPPPGEEGPGG, from the coding sequence GTGGAGCCCGCCTACACCGCGCTGCACCTGACGCTCGCCTTCCTGATGGGGCTGGCGCTCGCCGGGGCGCTGGCCGCCTGGCGCGGTTCGGTCTGGACGCGGCGCGAACGGGCGCTGGTGCGCGAGCTCGAACGGGCGCGCGCCGAGCTGGAGGCCGAACGGACCAAGAACGCCTGGATCGAAGGGGCCAAGGGCGAGCTCGCCGACGCCTTCGTCGCCCTCTCGCACCGCAACCTGGAGCAAAGCGCCCGCAGCCTGGCCGAGCGCAGCGCCGAGCTTCTGGGCCGTCTGGAAGACCAGCTGGGCGGGCGGCTCAGCACCCACAAGGCCGAGCTCGCGGGGCTCGTGGGGCCGTTGCGCGAGCACCTGGCGCGGCTGGAGGCGCAGGTGCGGGCCCTGGAGGAGAAGCGCGAGGGCGCCTACGGCCGCCTCGCCGAGCAGCTGCGCACCCTTGCCGAGCAGCAGCGGACGCTGGAGCGGGCGACGACGACGCTGGGTCAGGCGCTCCGGAGCTCGAGCGCGCGCGGCCAGTGGGGCGAGCTGCAGCTGCGCCGCGTCGTCGAACTCGCGGGGATGACGGCCCACGTGGACTTCGACGTCCAGGTGCACACCCCCGCGGGCCGGCCCGACCTGGTCGTGCGCCTGCCCGGGGGCGCGGTGCTGCCGGTGGACGCCAAGGCCCCGCTGGCCGCCTACCTGGCCGCGCTCGAGGCCGCGGGCGACGCGGAGCGCGCCGCCAAGCTGAGCGAGCACGCCCGGGCGCTGCGGGCGCGCATCAAGGAGCTGGCCGCCAAGGCCTACTGGAAGGCCTTCGACCCCGCCCCCGACCTGGTCGTCGTCTTCGTGCCCAGCGAGGCCGCGCTGGCCGCGGCCTTCGAGTCCGACGGCCGCCTGCTCGACGACGCCCTCGCCCAGAAGGTGCTGCCCGCCGGGCCGGTCACCCTGGTGGCCTTGCTCAAGGCGGTGGCCTACGGCTGGCAGCAGCAGGCCCTCAGCGAGAACGCCCGGCGCATCGCCGACTCGGGGCGGGTGCTGATCGAGCGCCTGGACACCCTCACCGCCGCGCTCGCCGAGGTGGGGCGAGGGCTCGAGAAGAGCGTGACCGCCTACAACCGCGCCGTGGGCAGCTTCCAAAGCCGCCTGGCCCCGGCGCTCCGGCGCTTTCGCGCCGACCTGGGCGAGGACGAGGGCCCCGAGCCCGAGCCGCTGGACCGCGCGCTCCGGCCGCCGCCCGGGGAAGAAGGACCGGGGGGCTGA
- the purB gene encoding adenylosuccinate lyase codes for MIARYQTPEMAALWSPEHRFRVWAEVERLALEAWEGLGAVPAGVAEKLARALPAGDFEPEFSERVAAIEAETHHDVVAFVRALAERSGDAAVRRYLHYGLTSSDVVDTAQNRLLAEALDLVLAELEGLLAALADLAVRYKRTPAVGRTHGVHAEPTAFGLRFLSFYAAGLRDRERLRRAREAIATAVVSGSVGNYAHTPPEVEAYVAERLGLVPEPVSTQVAPRDRHAEVLAALAVFGANLERAAVELRHLARTEVLEVSEPFRTGQTGSSSMPHKKNPVALENVSGLARLLKSNLQAALENVALWHERDISHSSVERVILPDSTTLAHYLTRRLTRVLRGLVVHEDRIQRNLALTRGLVYSQRVLNLLIEKGLERDRAYRLVQRNAMKCWEEGRDLAELLAADPENPLTPEELAAAFDPAHYLRHVDTIYARFGL; via the coding sequence ATGATCGCGCGCTACCAGACCCCGGAGATGGCGGCCCTGTGGTCGCCCGAACACCGCTTCCGCGTCTGGGCCGAGGTCGAGCGCCTGGCGCTGGAGGCCTGGGAAGGCCTGGGGGCCGTCCCCGCGGGCGTGGCCGAGAAGCTGGCGCGGGCCCTGCCCGCCGGCGACTTCGAACCCGAGTTCAGCGAGCGGGTGGCGGCGATCGAGGCCGAGACCCACCACGACGTGGTCGCCTTCGTGCGCGCCCTGGCGGAGCGCAGCGGCGACGCGGCGGTGCGGCGCTACCTCCACTACGGCCTCACCAGCTCCGACGTGGTGGACACCGCCCAGAACCGGCTGCTCGCCGAGGCGCTGGACCTCGTCCTGGCCGAGCTGGAAGGGCTCCTCGCGGCGCTCGCCGACCTCGCCGTGCGCTACAAGCGCACCCCCGCCGTGGGCCGCACCCACGGGGTGCACGCCGAGCCGACGGCCTTCGGCCTGCGCTTCCTGAGCTTCTACGCCGCGGGGCTGCGCGACCGCGAACGCCTTCGCCGCGCCCGCGAGGCCATCGCCACCGCGGTGGTGAGCGGCTCGGTGGGCAACTACGCCCACACCCCGCCCGAGGTGGAGGCCTACGTGGCCGAACGCCTGGGCCTCGTACCCGAGCCGGTGAGTACCCAGGTGGCCCCGCGCGACCGACACGCCGAGGTGCTGGCGGCGCTCGCGGTCTTCGGCGCCAACCTCGAGCGCGCCGCCGTCGAGCTGCGCCACCTCGCCCGCACCGAGGTGCTCGAGGTCAGCGAGCCCTTCCGTACGGGGCAGACGGGCTCGAGCTCGATGCCCCACAAGAAGAACCCGGTGGCGCTCGAGAACGTCTCCGGCCTCGCCCGCCTGCTCAAGTCGAACCTGCAGGCCGCCCTCGAGAACGTGGCCCTGTGGCACGAACGCGACATCAGCCACTCCTCGGTGGAGCGGGTGATCCTGCCCGATTCCACCACCCTGGCCCACTACCTCACCCGCCGCCTCACCCGGGTGCTGCGGGGGCTGGTGGTGCACGAGGACCGCATCCAGCGGAACCTCGCGCTCACCCGCGGCCTCGTCTACAGCCAGCGGGTGCTGAACCTGCTCATCGAGAAGGGGCTGGAGCGCGACCGCGCCTACCGCCTGGTGCAGCGAAACGCCATGAAGTGCTGGGAGGAGGGGCGCGACCTGGCCGAGCTGCTGGCCGCCGACCCGGAAAACCCGCTCACCCCCGAGGAGCTGGCCGCGGCCTTCGACCCCGCCCACTACCTGCGGCACGTGGACACGATCTACGCCCGCTTCGGGTTGTAA
- a CDS encoding CDGSH iron-sulfur domain-containing protein has protein sequence MKITATKDGPYLVPTGGRAAIDGEVIEKAQVALCRCGHSQNKPFCDGSHKAAGFEAPAATVELELG, from the coding sequence ATGAAGATCACCGCGACGAAGGACGGGCCCTACCTGGTGCCCACGGGCGGACGCGCCGCCATTGACGGCGAGGTCATCGAAAAAGCGCAGGTGGCGCTCTGCCGCTGCGGCCACTCGCAGAACAAGCCGTTCTGCGACGGCAGCCACAAGGCGGCGGGGTTCGAGGCGCCGGCCGCGACGGTCGAGCTCGAGCTGGGCTAG
- a CDS encoding class I SAM-dependent methyltransferase, producing the protein MRRLTPEAVRFLSGPAAQAELAALAEGPLDPLTTLAALRKRWSADEAAWLYDQVRLRRKARAKFPQADALLFEAEALEQASAGPMARWRAEHVFAPYARVADLGAGIGGDALALALVGKRVLAVERDPVRAALLEHNAAALGLADRLRVVRADWRTLELDVEAAFADPARRSGGRRTVRLDAMEPPLSDLERLSGRLPAVAVKLAPALDKAELPARAGLGFVSLAGELKEALAGFGELAAPEPWAAVLPAGVRLSGPEGPERTGPVGACLYEPDPAVIRAGLVRRLAAELDAWQLDPQVAYLSADAPRSTPLARGWRVLEHGPFRQKAVAAWLAAHGAGAVEVKRRRSPIEPAVLEKKLKAALARGGPTLTLFLTRIAGRPWAVLGRPL; encoded by the coding sequence GTGCGAAGGCTCACCCCCGAGGCCGTGCGCTTCCTCTCCGGCCCGGCCGCCCAGGCCGAGCTGGCGGCGCTGGCCGAAGGGCCGCTCGACCCCCTGACCACCCTTGCCGCGCTGCGCAAGCGCTGGAGCGCGGACGAGGCGGCCTGGCTCTACGACCAGGTGCGCCTGCGGCGCAAGGCGCGGGCGAAGTTCCCCCAGGCGGACGCCCTGCTCTTCGAGGCCGAGGCGCTCGAGCAGGCGAGCGCTGGACCGATGGCGCGCTGGCGGGCGGAGCATGTCTTCGCTCCCTACGCGCGGGTCGCCGACCTGGGCGCGGGGATCGGCGGCGACGCGCTGGCGCTGGCGCTGGTGGGCAAACGGGTGCTGGCCGTCGAGCGCGACCCGGTGCGGGCGGCGCTGCTGGAGCACAACGCCGCCGCTTTGGGCCTGGCGGACCGCTTGCGGGTGGTGCGCGCCGACTGGCGGACGCTCGAACTGGACGTGGAAGCGGCCTTCGCCGACCCGGCGCGGCGCAGCGGCGGGCGCCGGACCGTGCGCCTCGACGCGATGGAGCCGCCGCTTTCCGACCTCGAGCGGCTCTCAGGCCGCCTGCCGGCGGTGGCCGTCAAGCTGGCCCCGGCGCTCGACAAGGCCGAACTTCCCGCGCGGGCGGGTCTGGGCTTCGTCTCGCTCGCGGGCGAGCTGAAGGAGGCGCTGGCCGGTTTCGGCGAGCTGGCGGCGCCCGAGCCCTGGGCGGCGGTGCTGCCCGCGGGGGTCCGGCTCTCGGGCCCCGAGGGCCCCGAGCGGACCGGTCCGGTGGGGGCCTGCCTCTACGAGCCCGACCCCGCGGTGATACGCGCCGGTCTGGTGCGGCGGCTCGCGGCCGAGCTGGACGCCTGGCAGCTCGACCCGCAGGTGGCCTACCTGAGCGCGGACGCCCCCCGGAGCACGCCGTTGGCGCGCGGCTGGCGGGTGCTCGAGCACGGCCCCTTCCGGCAGAAAGCGGTCGCCGCCTGGCTGGCCGCCCACGGCGCCGGCGCGGTGGAGGTGAAGCGCCGCCGCAGCCCCATCGAGCCCGCGGTGCTCGAAAAGAAGCTGAAGGCCGCCCTCGCCCGCGGCGGCCCGACCCTCACCCTTTTCCTCACCCGGATCGCCGGCCGCCCCTGGGCGGTCCTGGGCCGGCCGCTCTAG
- a CDS encoding HAD family hydrolase, translating into MKAMTFDFWGTLMVEGPNYAAQVLPERYEILLAASDEAGVPAGEAEVRDAWSQATRKFNDAWRAGVFMALEDRVAYAFKLLGVRYDPDLVRRTARALAETGRDADLVVRPGVHEALPELARHYKLAIVSDTGVSGGAMLRHYLDREGLLPYFSAFSFSDETRVFKPDPRAFLTALEALGVEPSAALHTGDHPRTDIAGARRTGYRHAVLFGDDHAGEPGPEPTARIRDHRELLELVKALEPAP; encoded by the coding sequence ATGAAGGCGATGACCTTTGACTTCTGGGGAACCTTGATGGTCGAGGGGCCGAACTACGCCGCTCAGGTGCTGCCCGAGCGTTACGAGATCCTGCTGGCCGCCAGCGACGAGGCCGGCGTGCCCGCGGGCGAGGCCGAGGTGCGCGACGCCTGGAGCCAGGCGACCCGCAAGTTTAACGACGCCTGGCGCGCCGGGGTCTTCATGGCCCTCGAGGACCGGGTGGCCTACGCCTTCAAGCTGCTGGGCGTGCGCTACGACCCCGACCTCGTGCGCCGCACCGCCCGGGCGCTGGCCGAGACCGGGCGCGACGCCGACCTGGTCGTCCGCCCCGGGGTGCACGAGGCGCTGCCCGAGCTGGCGCGCCACTACAAGCTGGCCATCGTCTCCGACACCGGGGTCTCGGGCGGGGCGATGCTGCGCCATTACCTCGACCGCGAGGGGCTGCTCCCCTACTTCTCCGCCTTCTCCTTTTCCGACGAGACGCGGGTCTTCAAACCCGACCCGCGCGCCTTCCTGACCGCCCTCGAGGCGCTGGGGGTGGAGCCCTCAGCGGCGCTGCACACCGGCGACCACCCGCGCACCGACATCGCCGGCGCCCGCCGCACCGGGTACCGGCACGCGGTGCTCTTCGGGGATGACCACGCCGGCGAGCCCGGGCCCGAGCCCACGGCCCGCATCCGCGATCACCGCGAGCTGCTGGAACTCGTCAAGGCGCTCGAGCCCGCCCCCTAG
- a CDS encoding RelA/SpoT family protein, producing METVTITPTVLWQQLEPKLDYLPEEARVRVREALDFAYRAHEGQFRRSGEPYITHPVAVTEILAELQMDPDSLIAGLLHDTVEDVESVSFETIRQRFGEDVARIVEGETKVSKLSKMATSVEDQQAENLRQMFIAMTRDLRIIIVKLADRTHNMRTLEFMPPEKQRRISKETLEIFAPMAHRLGIGQIKLELEDLAFRYLHPEEYAALVERLAHHSQAHREVVDNAKGALEHALENDYVLGLSVDGFSVSGRTKHLFSIWKKMQREEKTLEQIYDLLALRVILDPKPVASPEEAASREKQVCYHVLGLVHALWPPIPGRVKDYIAQPKPNGYQSLHTTVITPGGLPLEVQIRTREMHRVAEYGVAAHWLYKEGLTDPNQLKRRVKWIELLQEWQRDFTTSRDFVEAVQHDLLSGRVFVFTPKGRVIDLPKGSTPVDFAYHIHTEVGHRMIGAKVGGKIVPLSYELRNGDIVEILTSKSSPGPSKDWLNFAHSRSARQKIRHFFRAAERDELLAKGQRTLEKYFKRRGLRLPSEAELERAAEKLNVPKSPEDVYLALAQSRVTPHQIARILVPGELREKPKPAPKTPPRPSGILLEGHLQAPIKLASCCKPVRGDVILGYVTRGRGVTVHRADCPNMQRLLRTEPERCIAASWDTGKTGHFVVEIHLEASDRPGLLRDVMDVFAGLGKSVLGADTQVSGHVARMRIRLEVKDEEELMRYKQALREIPDVRVVRRG from the coding sequence ATGGAAACGGTCACGATCACCCCCACCGTCCTCTGGCAGCAGCTCGAGCCCAAGCTCGACTACCTGCCCGAGGAGGCGCGCGTGCGCGTGCGCGAAGCCCTGGACTTCGCCTACCGGGCCCACGAGGGCCAGTTCCGCCGGTCGGGGGAGCCCTACATCACCCACCCCGTGGCCGTTACCGAGATCCTCGCCGAGCTGCAGATGGATCCGGACTCCCTCATCGCCGGGCTGCTGCACGACACCGTCGAGGACGTGGAGTCGGTGAGCTTCGAGACGATCCGCCAGCGCTTCGGTGAGGACGTGGCCCGCATCGTCGAGGGCGAGACCAAGGTCTCCAAGCTCTCCAAGATGGCGACGAGCGTCGAGGACCAGCAGGCCGAGAACCTGCGGCAGATGTTCATCGCCATGACCCGCGACCTGCGCATCATCATCGTCAAGCTCGCCGACCGCACCCACAACATGCGCACCCTCGAGTTCATGCCGCCCGAGAAGCAGCGGCGGATCAGCAAGGAGACGCTCGAGATCTTCGCGCCCATGGCCCACCGCCTGGGCATCGGGCAGATCAAGCTGGAGCTCGAGGACCTGGCCTTCCGCTACCTGCACCCCGAAGAGTACGCCGCGCTGGTGGAGCGGCTGGCCCACCACAGCCAGGCGCACCGCGAGGTGGTGGACAACGCCAAGGGCGCGCTCGAGCACGCCCTCGAGAACGACTACGTGCTCGGCCTCTCGGTCGACGGCTTCTCGGTCTCGGGCCGGACCAAGCACCTCTTCTCGATCTGGAAGAAGATGCAGCGCGAGGAGAAGACGCTCGAGCAGATCTACGACCTGCTGGCCCTGCGCGTCATCCTCGACCCCAAACCGGTGGCCAGCCCCGAAGAGGCCGCCTCCCGCGAAAAACAGGTTTGCTACCACGTCCTGGGATTGGTCCACGCGCTCTGGCCGCCCATCCCCGGCCGCGTCAAGGACTACATCGCCCAGCCCAAGCCCAACGGCTACCAGTCGCTGCACACCACCGTCATCACCCCGGGCGGTCTGCCGCTCGAGGTGCAGATCCGCACCCGGGAGATGCACCGCGTCGCCGAGTACGGCGTCGCCGCCCACTGGCTCTACAAGGAAGGGCTCACCGACCCCAACCAGCTAAAGCGGCGGGTGAAGTGGATCGAGCTGCTCCAGGAGTGGCAGCGCGACTTCACCACCAGCCGCGACTTCGTCGAGGCCGTACAGCACGACCTGCTCTCGGGCCGCGTCTTCGTCTTCACCCCCAAGGGGCGGGTCATCGACCTGCCCAAGGGGTCCACCCCGGTGGACTTCGCCTACCACATCCACACCGAGGTGGGGCACCGCATGATCGGGGCCAAGGTGGGCGGCAAGATCGTGCCGCTCAGCTATGAGCTGAGGAACGGCGACATCGTCGAGATCCTCACCTCCAAGAGCTCGCCCGGGCCCAGCAAGGATTGGCTCAACTTCGCCCACTCCCGCTCGGCCCGCCAGAAGATCCGCCACTTCTTCCGCGCCGCCGAGCGCGACGAACTGCTCGCCAAGGGCCAGCGCACCCTGGAGAAGTACTTCAAGCGCCGGGGGCTGCGCCTCCCGAGCGAAGCGGAGCTGGAGCGCGCCGCCGAGAAGCTGAACGTGCCGAAGAGCCCCGAAGACGTCTACCTGGCGCTCGCACAAAGCCGGGTCACGCCCCATCAGATCGCCCGCATCCTCGTTCCGGGCGAGCTGCGCGAGAAGCCCAAACCGGCGCCCAAGACCCCGCCGCGCCCCAGCGGCATCCTGCTCGAAGGGCACCTCCAAGCCCCCATCAAGCTGGCCAGCTGCTGCAAACCGGTGCGCGGCGACGTCATTCTGGGCTACGTCACCCGCGGCCGCGGCGTCACCGTCCACCGCGCCGACTGCCCCAACATGCAGCGGCTGCTGCGCACCGAGCCCGAGCGCTGCATCGCTGCCAGCTGGGACACCGGCAAGACCGGCCACTTCGTCGTCGAGATCCACCTCGAAGCCTCCGACCGCCCCGGCCTGCTGCGCGACGTGATGGACGTCTTCGCCGGCCTCGGCAAGAGCGTGCTGGGGGCCGACACCCAGGTGAGCGGCCACGTGGCGCGGATGCGCATCCGGCTCGAGGTCAAGGACGAAGAAGAACTCATGCGCTACAAGCAGGCCCTGCGCGAGATCCCCGACGTGCGCGTCGTCCGCCGCGGCTGA
- a CDS encoding secondary thiamine-phosphate synthase enzyme YjbQ: MERFEVRTRSRNQMVKITAQVEAAVRALGLTEGAVLVYSPHTTAGVVVQEGADPDVAHDLLARLAELVPHRHPADRHAEGNSDAHLKTALVGHAQLLPVSGGRLALGTWQQVFLAEFDGPRTRQVWVVKVGSGM; encoded by the coding sequence ATGGAACGCTTCGAGGTGCGTACCCGCTCCCGCAACCAGATGGTGAAGATCACCGCCCAGGTCGAGGCGGCCGTGCGTGCGCTGGGCCTCACCGAGGGCGCGGTGCTCGTCTACTCGCCGCACACCACCGCGGGCGTGGTGGTGCAGGAGGGGGCCGACCCCGACGTGGCCCACGACCTGCTGGCGCGGCTGGCCGAGCTGGTCCCGCACCGCCACCCCGCCGACCGCCACGCCGAGGGCAACAGCGACGCCCACCTCAAGACCGCGCTGGTGGGCCACGCCCAGCTGCTGCCCGTGAGCGGAGGTCGGCTGGCGCTGGGGACCTGGCAGCAGGTCTTCCTGGCCGAGTTCGATGGCCCGCGCACGCGGCAGGTGTGGGTGGTAAAGGTGGGCAGTGGGATGTAG
- a CDS encoding threonine ammonia-lyase, whose product MTRDDLPVTLADVLAARRRIAPYLRPTPTHRYPSLDRELGLEVWVKHENHQPVGAFKVRGGVNLIARMPSKQQAAGVIAASTGNHGQSVAFAARLFGVRAIVAVPEGANPTKVQAMRDLGAEVVFHGKNYDDARLWVEEEAARRGYRYIHSGNEPDLIAGVGTLTFEMLEAQPELDVLFVPVGGGSGAAGATIVAKALRPGMRVVGVQAEGAPAAYLSWKQGRPVEAPARTFAEGLATGTPFELPQRILRALLDDFVLVSDAEIQAAVRLYLEHTRNLAEGAGAAALAAARKHADGLRGRRVGVVLSGGNLSPEQLREVLGCA is encoded by the coding sequence GTGACCCGTGACGACCTGCCCGTGACCCTCGCCGACGTGCTGGCCGCCCGGCGGCGGATCGCCCCCTACCTGCGGCCGACGCCCACCCACCGCTACCCTTCGCTGGACCGGGAGCTGGGGCTCGAGGTCTGGGTCAAGCACGAGAACCACCAGCCCGTGGGCGCGTTCAAGGTGCGCGGCGGGGTCAACCTGATCGCCCGCATGCCCTCCAAGCAGCAGGCGGCGGGGGTGATCGCCGCCAGCACCGGCAACCACGGCCAGTCGGTGGCCTTCGCCGCCCGCCTCTTCGGGGTGCGGGCCATCGTAGCGGTGCCCGAGGGGGCCAACCCCACCAAGGTGCAGGCGATGCGCGACCTGGGGGCCGAGGTGGTCTTTCACGGCAAAAACTACGACGACGCCCGGCTCTGGGTGGAAGAGGAGGCGGCGCGGCGCGGCTACCGCTACATCCACAGCGGCAACGAACCCGACCTGATCGCGGGGGTCGGCACCCTCACCTTCGAGATGCTGGAGGCGCAGCCCGAGCTGGACGTCCTCTTCGTGCCCGTCGGGGGCGGCAGCGGGGCGGCGGGGGCGACGATCGTGGCCAAGGCGCTGCGGCCGGGAATGCGCGTCGTCGGCGTTCAGGCGGAAGGCGCGCCCGCGGCCTACCTGAGCTGGAAGCAGGGGCGGCCGGTGGAAGCGCCCGCACGCACCTTCGCCGAGGGGCTGGCCACCGGAACCCCCTTCGAGCTTCCCCAGCGCATCCTGCGGGCGCTGCTCGACGACTTCGTGCTCGTCAGCGACGCCGAGATCCAGGCGGCGGTGCGGCTCTACCTCGAACACACCCGCAACCTGGCCGAGGGCGCGGGTGCGGCCGCGCTGGCGGCCGCACGGAAGCACGCGGACGGGCTGCGCGGCCGGCGCGTGGGCGTCGTGCTGAGCGGAGGAAACCTCAGCCCCGAGCAGCTGCGTGAGGTGCTGGGGTGCGCTTGA
- a CDS encoding carboxypeptidase-like regulatory domain-containing protein, with product MKWKLLALAVLAAALLAACGAPKVATVQITGVVVNSNGLPVPGIRVLVPGQSVVTTDGSGRFSFDGITTPYTLIVEQKSNDFVVYQGLTRTDPYVFVNDSTGSYSADVSGDVQSTTSGDTVGVQVVSDHALGYTSVTAPGSTTSYSLNVKLLQPVASAAVYALEWSEDANGNAQDFAGYGTHADLNLATGDNLANVDVLLTPISGTHDLTVTTDIPTGLNPSIQAAGVRFAAPDVWGLAIVTYQDTSPAGAQFTVRSPTLAAARTVLYAAASGGSQLFSVRWTGVPTSATAHTLALYDPVALLEPSDGASIAADAPFRWQPPDGAITMLAFSGDLNLTVYTAGSEFVLPDLSPFGASYGTNPYTWQVVAFRLDGLLEGDLDQLTAAGQTPPMLILLATFFGAPLSESGYMVSSDPYGFSLQ from the coding sequence ATGAAATGGAAGCTTCTTGCCCTCGCGGTCCTGGCGGCCGCGCTGCTCGCCGCCTGCGGGGCCCCCAAGGTGGCGACGGTGCAGATAACGGGCGTCGTCGTGAACTCGAACGGCCTGCCGGTGCCGGGGATCCGCGTGCTCGTGCCCGGACAGTCGGTGGTCACCACCGACGGCAGCGGCCGCTTTTCGTTCGACGGGATCACCACGCCCTACACCCTGATCGTGGAACAGAAGAGCAACGACTTTGTTGTCTACCAGGGTCTCACGCGCACCGATCCCTACGTCTTCGTGAACGACAGCACGGGGTCGTACAGCGCGGACGTGAGCGGGGACGTCCAAAGCACGACGTCGGGCGACACCGTCGGCGTGCAGGTCGTCTCGGACCACGCCCTGGGCTACACCAGCGTGACGGCGCCCGGCAGCACGACCAGCTACAGCCTCAACGTCAAGCTCCTTCAGCCCGTAGCCAGCGCCGCCGTCTACGCGCTCGAGTGGAGCGAGGACGCGAACGGGAACGCGCAGGACTTCGCGGGGTACGGCACCCACGCAGACCTCAACCTGGCGACCGGTGACAACCTGGCGAACGTGGACGTCCTGCTCACCCCCATCTCCGGCACCCACGACCTCACCGTCACCACCGACATCCCCACGGGGCTGAACCCCTCGATCCAGGCCGCGGGCGTCCGCTTCGCCGCTCCGGACGTCTGGGGGCTTGCCATCGTCACCTACCAGGACACCAGCCCTGCCGGCGCCCAGTTCACCGTGCGCAGCCCCACCCTCGCCGCCGCCCGGACGGTGCTCTACGCCGCCGCCTCGGGCGGCAGCCAGCTGTTCAGCGTCCGCTGGACGGGCGTCCCGACCTCCGCGACCGCGCACACCCTGGCCCTCTACGATCCCGTCGCCCTTCTCGAGCCCAGCGACGGGGCCAGCATCGCCGCCGACGCGCCCTTCCGCTGGCAGCCCCCGGACGGGGCGATCACGATGCTCGCCTTCAGCGGCGACCTCAACCTCACCGTCTACACCGCGGGGAGCGAGTTCGTGCTGCCCGACCTGAGCCCCTTCGGCGCGAGCTACGGCACCAACCCCTACACCTGGCAGGTGGTCGCCTTCCGCCTCGACGGACTGCTCGAGGGCGACCTCGACCAGCTGACGGCCGCGGGCCAGACCCCGCCCATGCTTATCCTGTTGGCCACCTTCTTCGGCGCCCCGCTGAGCGAGAGCGGCTACATGGTCAGCAGCGACCCGTACGGCTTCTCGCTGCAGTAG
- a CDS encoding DUF92 domain-containing protein: MDPKQLLFYAAGPALGAVLGGVTVALGWLRPRAGLAAALVGALAWWAGGPGTAAALLLFVALGSLAARGNPRSRDRGGREPLQVLANGLPAGLGGVLLGPVFFYGAVAAALADTLASELGGRAPWAWRPGRGRVPSGTNAAVSLPGTLALVLGAALVALPFGGEHRAAVFAAGVLGAVLDTLTGPLEERLGGWTNDVNNAVATAAAGLLAWMLA, encoded by the coding sequence ATGGACCCGAAACAACTGCTCTTCTACGCCGCCGGACCCGCACTCGGCGCGGTGCTGGGCGGGGTGACCGTGGCCCTGGGCTGGCTCCGTCCGCGAGCCGGGCTGGCCGCCGCGCTCGTGGGCGCGCTCGCCTGGTGGGCCGGCGGACCGGGCACCGCCGCCGCGCTCTTGCTCTTCGTGGCCCTCGGCAGCCTGGCTGCGCGGGGGAATCCGCGCTCGCGCGACCGCGGGGGCCGCGAACCCCTGCAGGTGCTCGCCAACGGCCTGCCCGCGGGGTTGGGCGGGGTGCTGCTGGGCCCCGTCTTCTTCTACGGGGCGGTGGCCGCGGCGCTGGCCGACACCCTGGCCAGCGAGCTCGGGGGCCGCGCCCCCTGGGCCTGGCGCCCCGGCCGCGGCCGGGTGCCGAGCGGCACCAACGCCGCCGTCAGCCTGCCGGGCACGCTGGCGCTCGTGCTGGGCGCGGCGCTGGTGGCGCTTCCCTTCGGCGGCGAGCACCGCGCCGCGGTCTTCGCTGCCGGCGTCTTGGGCGCCGTGCTCGACACCCTGACCGGCCCCCTGGAAGAACGCCTGGGCGGGTGGACGAACGACGTCAACAACGCCGTGGCCACCGCCGCCGCGGGCCTGCTCGCCTGGATGCTGGCCTAA